The DNA window TATAATGTAACTGTATGTATTTATACAAATATACAAAAGAATTAATTAAAGGACATGTAAATTGTTTGCACCTGCTCAGAATTGGAGTGACGTAGCTTTCAGGCCCAAAATGATCATTGACCAGTTTGGATATGTCTTTAACGGCTAGGTATTCAATGTTTCCCTGCTCTTTTTTAAGAAGAGATTTCGCGACCATTGTGGCAAGCACCCTATCCTCAATATTTGTCTTTTCCAAATATGAAGGTGGTGCATCGCCTAGCCCACTCGACATACCGGTAATATTGAAAAAGCTTAACAAGGTCGTTAAGAGAGAAGGTCCCTCAGGACCGTCGCACACCATGTGCGTACGTGACGGACATCCAAATTCGTACTCCACTATCTCGTATCGCGCCGCCATGGAGCCTAGCAGAAGGGAAAAACGGCATCAGCTAGGGTTTCGGACCCCACGAAAGGATAAGAGAAGTTTGgcgaaaaaaaagagaagaaagtggATCGAAGTTTTGCCGCGCCGACGAAATCACGAGAAGAAAGGAATCGAAGTTTTGCCGCGCCGACGAGATCACGAGAAGGAAGGAGACATACCGGCTGGAGGAGAAAACGCGGTGGCGGGTGACGGAGCTTCGCGAGGACGTGCAACCGCTCTATCTACACGGCGCCAGGGAACACACGCCCGCGGGGCCCGCGTCACAGCTCCTACCGGCGCCGGCGGCTGCTGTGCAGCCGCTGCTGGCGGTGACGGAGGATGCCTAGGGTTTTAGGTTTGTGTGATGGCGGCTGGTGCGGGCGGCGGAGGGACAGAGGGCCAACTAAGTAAGAGGGCGGTGGTATCCGGATCGAGGTTGGGCCGTGCTTTGTGGGCATCTGCTGCTGCCGTTGGCCCAACTAGCTTATCGGTTCCGACTCTGCCCTGCGGCCTGCTGCTGTTAAAAGAGCATCTCCGGCAGTTCCCAAGCGGCGCAGCAGTGTGCATTCTGGTTCGTTGCCGCTTCAGGTTATGTGTGTGCGCTTCAACTGCGGCCTGTGACAGCGACTTCTCCGACTTCAGCAGCGACTTCTCCGACCTCAAGTTCAGCAGCCACAACCTGAAGTCGGAGAAGTCGCTGTCACAGGCCGCAGTTGAAGCGCACACACATAACCTGAAGCGGCAACGAACCAGAATGCACACTGCTGCGCCGCTTGGGAACTGCCGGAGATGCTCTTTTAACAGCAGCAGGCCGCAGGGCAGAGTCGGAACCGATAAGCTAGTTGGGCCAACGGCAGCAGCAGATGCCCACAAAGCATGGCCCAACCTTGATCCGGCTACCACCGCCCTCTTACTTAGTTGGCCCTCTGTCCCTCCGCCGCCCGCACCAGCCGCCATCACACAAACATAAAACCCTAGGCATCCTCCGTCACCGCCAACAGCGGCTGCACAGCAGCCGCCGGCGTCGGCGCTGGTAGGAGCTGTGACGCGGGCCCCGCGGGCGTGTGTTCTCTGGCGCCGTGTAGATAGAGCGGTTGCACGTCCTCGCGAAGCTCCGCCACCCGCCGCCGCGTTTTCTCCTCCAGCCGGTATGTCTCCTTCCTTCTCGTGATCTCGTCGGCGCGGCAAAACTTCGATTCCTTTCTTCTCGTGATTTCGTCGGCGCGGCAAAACTTCGATCCACTTTCTTCTCTTTATTTCCGCCAAACTTCTCTTATCCTTTCGTGGGGTCCGAAACCCTAGCTGATGCCGTTTTTCCCTTCTGCTAGGCTCCATGGCGGCGCGATACGAGATAGTAGAGTACGAATTTGGATGTCCGTCACGTACGCACATGGTGTGCGACGGTCCTGAGGGACCTTCTCTCTTAACGACCTTGTTCAGCTTTTTCAATATTACCGATATGTCGAGTGGGCTAGGCGATGCACCACCTTCACACTTGGAAAAGACAAATATTGAGGATAGGGTGCTTGCCACAATGGTCGCGAAATCTCTTCTTAAAAAAGAGCAGGGAAACATTGAATACCTAGCCGTTAAAGACATATCCAAACTGGTCAATGATCATCTTGGGCCTGAAAGCTACGTCACTCCAATTCTGAGCAGGTGCAAACAATTTACATGTCCTTTAATTAATTCTTTTGTATATTTGTATAAATACATACAATTACATTATATAGTTTTCATATTGTAAACTGTTTTGGTTCATATAGATTGTATGCCACTTAACTGTTTTGATTTACATGTTATGTGTGTGTGCTTCAACTGTTCTGATGTATATGTCACTGTATGTTCATTGTAGCCATGTTGATTTCGAAGAATCACAGTAATTATGTGTTCTTGATATATTTGCTCACATGGAGATACCATTGCTCCACTGCTGGATGGTAGATCCTGAGGATTTAACAATTTGCCCAAATATCCTAAGCTTCTCGTATGAAAAACTTCAAAAGTACATCAAGGTGGTGGAAAATGTGAGTGGGGCATTACAAGCTTCAGATGTTGCGGCCAAACGTGAGAATCTATTTTTTCACCTGTTTGCTCATTTGGAACTACGTGGGCTGCCCTTGAATCTATTAATTTGTGTGCAGGTGCAGTAATTCAGAAATTGCTGGAGGCTAATAAACAATTGACAAGCCATGTGTATGTTTTTGGTCTGATAGAATACTAGGGCCTTTATTATTGTTTAATTAATACACTATAACCTTCAACTCAACTATACAGGTATGCTACTTTGTGTGATCTGATGGAAGAAAATGCGCTTGCTGTTTTGTACTGGGACAACAAATTTTATGTCGTGCACAGGGTATGGAATGGCCATTTGTCTTATATGTAATCAATTTCAATATATGTTTTGAGTGATGATGAATAGATTAACCTCAAATGATTTTCTCATTATAAATTGTAATATGTTGTTCTTATGATCTGCCACTGGTTATTGCAGCATGATGGAAGCTTGCTGTTGCTGGAAACAAACTCAGGTATTCTCAAGGAGTATCCTGAAGTAAGATGGAGAGTATTTGAAGAGGTACGATGGCATACCCTTCCCCTCTAAAATTGTCATACCATTCCATTTATCTATGTTCACATTCCCTGTTAACAGGAGGATTGAGACACCATCTACTTGAATGATCAGTATTTCCCGCCCAATGGACAACCAAACTTTGAAAGAGTAAGTTGCATACTTGAGAACATATTCCAACACACCGCTTTCATATGAGTCTTGCTGAAGCTTGAAAAATGACGAGTTGGGTTTGTTACTTTCTATCTGACAGGCCATGTCATGGCACCAATCAAAAGTTTCTGGAAAAATTGGAGAACCTTCTAATCCTGAAGGACCTGAAGGATCTGGTCCTAGACTGATCTTATCGAGGGGCCAGAGAAGGCGGCTGAGAAAGCGCCTTGCAAAGGATGCAGATGCAGAAGCCTTAAACAAGCATGATTTAGGGAAAGGCCAACAAGAGGCTTCCACGGAAGCAACATCAGTAGTATCAGATGACCAGCTGGGTCATACAGAGGGCTCTAGTGCAGAAGAAAACAGGAGTCAGTTATCATCTGATGGAAACATAGATGATCAGGTCACTTCCTCTCAGGTACCTACAGTTGTTTCAAGCAAGCCAGATTTTACAGAAAACCAGCAAGCTGCTTTCAATGCAGCACCACCAAGCTCAGATGATAAGCTAAATCAACAAGATGAAAGCAATAGACATGAAGCATCATTGGAGGAACCTACAGAGTCTCAACCCAGTGAGAGTGGAACTTTATCACACACAATTGCAGAAGATGAGACCAAATCTACAGTTGGTGAAGATTTCCTGAAGTTTCTTCTATTGTATGTTTCTATCTTAGTTCTATTATAATTTATATGCTAGATTAGACTTCTGACCTAAAGTTGAGTTTTCATAGGTTCAATGATGGTACGAGTCGATTTAAGGATGGAAGTCATACAGAGAGGGTCCCATTCTTCGAAGGCATGGTGGAGGCTGTAAGATTTACTGGCTCACCAATATTTTATGTGCCATTTAAGTTTATCGAGATGTATGATATGAGCTTAGCAGGCACTATACAAAACAGTTATCCCAGGTACATTGGCCTATAGGCTGCTATCATCCctgagtgtgtgtgtgtttggCTGAAAGCTTGTAATCTTTTTCAGGATATCCAAAGATTTGACACAGTCCGTTTGCAAATATCTGGCAAAACATGGAGTTGATATTGCTGCTCAACTAGAAATTCTCCATCTTCCTGAACCAAGGTTGGATATTCTCCATCTTCCTGAACCATGGTTGGCTTCATTGACAGAAGTGATTAGATTCCATTTGTATCTGCTGATTGCATGTACTTTTCCATATGCAGTGTTCAGCTTTTCTTGGATTTCATTAAGGATCTGGATTTTCTTGAGGAATATGATGTCTATGCTTTTGATTTGGAACACTCGCCATCATATCACTCAAGAAAGATGGCCCTAGGATATATGCACGCCATTGTGGATAAATTTAAGGAGGGCCGTTGTTTTGGTGGAAACTGGGATGAGTCTAAAATGTTGGTTCGTAAGGGTTCCAAGTTTTCCATTGAATGTGAAGATCAGCCATTCACTCCTGCATTAGGATATCTTGATCTTTGCAAATTTGATGAAGTTGTGGTTCAGCGATTCAAGAATAACAAGGGAAGGTTGCCTGTATATTTTAAAGAGTTGAAGGATGATTTTTTGCTGATACATGATTCTTTCAAGGACCCGAAGAGATGGGAGATATTTCTTTTGCTCATAAGTTATCCATTTGCACTAGCAGCTCCAATTGTTAGATCCACCTTTGTTTTGGATATCTATCGAGCAGCTGACTCTGAGAGTTCTGGGAAAGACTATGCATATTCTCCATTGAACATCAGATCAGGTATGCATGACTGGAGGAAAAAGGCTGCAGCACACTGGCTGTTCAAGTATGTTTATGATCACAAGAACTTTGGCAATGGACCTTGGACCTCTGTATATACATTTACCAAATGGGCTGTTTCTCATTGGTCTTTGTTCAAGTTCTCTAGGCATTTCATTAGTCATGTGCTTTGCTACACAAAGGTGATTCATTTTCCCTTTATTACTTTTTAAATTTTTGCTTGCTCATCGAGGACATATGCTAACCTAATGAGTTTTTAGAATATCAACGGTGGCCAGCGAGTGCGGGACTTGGCAATAGTTGATATGATGTTGGGCGTCAACTTGGACATTACATTGCGCAGTCAATTCGATTCTTTATCTTCAATTGCGATCTTGATGGTTTGTTCTCCAGTCCGTGGAGACATTTTGTGTCATCTGAGTAAGTATTTTTTGTATTATCCTTTCTGATTGTTGTTATAAGTGAGAACTTGGTTTCAGGCTGATGCTTGGTTTCGTTTGTCTTGGCTTCATTAAGTTAGATTGATAGAAAAGTAGTTTGGTCTGGAATTGGGCCAGCTCTGGTTACTTGCTCCTGGCCTGCAAGAGCATCCTATCTGACTTCTCTTGAAAACAGAAGGAATTTCCTTGTGTACACCGATAGTTTTGCAACCATTTTCTATTTTTTCTAAATAATGTCTACTTGCTTATAGTTGTATGGACAAGCCAAAGCAAATCATTGCCATTGGAATTGAAAAGTTTGGAGATGAGGCTTCAACATCAGGTGACATATACTTGAATAATATGCACATTTACCTtgagtttgtttttctttttattcATTTGCCGTTTTGACAATTTTCAGCTGATTTGGTGTCCAGTAGTACTTCACATATGAAGGTATATGTGCTATTTTCTTCTATATAATTGCTTGGATGTATTTCATTTGTAATCAGATAATCAGATTTGTACTTCCAATATGTCAGTCATTTAATTCTGTAATCAGNNNNNNNNNNNNNNNNNNNNNNNNNNNNNNNNNNNNNNNNNNNNNNNNNNNNNNNNNNNNNNNNNNNNNNNNNNNNNNNNNNNNNNNNNNNNNNNNNNNNCGTTGCTTGTCCTCCGCAGCTCACCAGCCTGGGCATCGCGCCGCAGTTCGTCACCTTcacccacgtcaccatggagtcGGAGAAGTACATCTGCGTCCGCGAGACCTCCCCGCAGAACAGCGTCGTCATCATCGACATGGCCATGCCCATGCAGCCGCTCCGCCGCCCCATCACCGCCGACTCCGCCCTCATGAACCCCAACACCAGGATCCTCGCACTCAAAGGTTCGGACTTGCTGCCTCTACCTACCGCCCGCACCTCCTAGATCTAGCCCATTCGCCTCACTCCACTGCGCGGGATCTCATCATGCCCTACCGAGCTGCTGCTGCCCACATGAGATTTCCCCTTGCGTCCATACTAGTCAAAGTCCTTGTTGAATAGTCGCCTCCGTACGAACTGGGCAGCGATCCAAGCTTCTGGTTCCTTACCATGGCATCTGAATTCTGCACTAGTGAGTGACTTCAAGCCTTTGCTTGAGATCTGTGCAGTAACTGCCTACAGAGTTTTATGTATACCTCTCTGTTTGTCTGAtcttgtgcaagtcatgtagaATGGACAAGGCTCTGGCAACATTATGCTGGTGGTGCTATAATTCAACCATGCCATACACTGTAATTCGTATAATCGTTGCCACTGCGATGAGTCAAATTCATGTCAGTTCAGCATAGCATGGAATCATTaggatttgtctgttttagtgtCTGGTGTCGCTGCTCACAATGGTTTGATTCCTTTCTACCTGCTTACTAGGCATTGCTTGTTTAACTTATGTTCGAGTACATGTTTTGTTAAATAGATTTCTTACTTGTCAGCATTGCTGTTCAGCATAGTACATGTTTTAGTGTCTGGATATTGAATTGGTTTTAGTTCAGTCACTTCACTTTTTACATACCATGCTTCGTTACCACCTGTCCACCTTCAGGTTGATGCTAGCAATTGCAATTGCAAATCAAATGACTGTTTCAGACATTGAATGTTTGGATAGCTATATATAGCTGCTTACTGTGTAGTTTGAGTATAGTTGAAACAATGTTAAACATCTGCTGAACTTTTGCAGCCCAAATACCTGGAACAACACAGGATCACCTTCAAATATTTAACATTGAGGCTAAGACTAAGATAAAGTCTCACCAGATGCCAGAGCAGGTACAAAACGCTTTCCGATATTGTTGCATATGACATCTTTTTGCTAGCTGTCAACAAGATGTACTTGAAGTAACATGTTCCATATATTTACTTTCAACTGCAGGTTGTATTTTGGAAATGGATCACTCCCAAATTGTTGGGTTTAGTGACACAAACATCTGTTTACCACTGGTCGATTGAAGGTGATTCCGAGCCCACCAAGATGTTTGATAGGACAGCTAATTTGGCAAACAATCAGATCATCAACTATCGATGTGACCCAGCGGAGAAGTGGCTTGTACTTATTGGAATTGCACCTGGAGCTCCTGAGGTATTCTCTTACATAAATTTTTTGCTAGTTACATCATTACTGATATTTAGACAGATTATTACATGTCAAATGAATGTTGATAAACAAATATTACTGTTGCCCCCCTTTCGTGCTGATTTTGTTCCAAATTGCAAAACGGCGTCTCTGTAAAACTCAGTTGTTTTGAACTTGAACTAAAAGTAGTTTCTGTAAGGTAGTAATTAGTAATTACGCAATACTTTGTCGTACGTGCTTCTCATATTGGCATGCCCTCCTTTTCTTGCAACCAGAGGCCACAACTGGTGAAGGgaaatatgcaacttttctctGTTGATCAACAGCGTAGCCAGGCGCTTGAAGCCCATGCAGCATCTTTTGCAACATTTAAGGTACCATTTCAGTTCTTTGCGATGCTTATTGCCTTATATTCTTGTTTTATTTTTAGTATTTAGTAATTAAGCAACCTTTCTTTATCTAATCTGTCTAGGTTGTTGGTAATGAGAACCCATCAACCCTTATCTGTTTCGCCTCAAAGACAACTAATGCTGGACAGATCACTTCAAAGTTGCATGTTATTGAACTGGGTGCCCAGCCAGGTTTGTATTTAAAAATCATCAAATTGATTTTGTttttagcctaccccaacttgcttgggactaaaaggctttgttgttctTGTTGTTGCTAGTGCTACATTTAAAAAATCTTGTATTGATCTGCTTGTTTTCATGTGGgcttcctttttcttttcaaaTACGTTGCAGCATACTGATATCACCATTTTTCTTATTGATTGTTTGGTTGTAGGGAAACCGGGCTTTTCTAAGAAACAAGCTGACCTCTTCTTCCCACCAGATTTCCAGGATGATTTTCCTGTAGCTATGCAGGTGAGCATCTTAGGGGGGAAAATGTGCACTTTGTAGGGGAAACATCTGCATTTTTAAGAACATCACATGATGGATCTAATATGTTTTTATTCCATTTTTGCTGCAGGTTTCACAAAAGTATGGGCTTATCTATGTAATTACAAAGCTTGGCCTTTTGTTTGTATATGACTTGGAAACTGCTGCAGCAGTTTACAGAAATAGAATCAGTCCAGACCCTATATTCTTGACAGCAGAATCTTCGTCTACCGGTGGATTTTATGCCATAAACAGAAGAGGGCAGGTTTTACATGCCACAGTTAATGATGCAACTGTTGTGCCTTTTGTTAGTGGTCAGGTATGGTCTTTTACACTTCTGGATCTAATTTACTGATCTGTTTGTTAAATAATTATTTTTAAACACAATTTTGGTATGCAGCTGAACAACCTTGAGCTTGCTGTTAATCTTGCCAAGAGAGGTAATCTTCCTGGTGCAGAGAACTTGGTAAGCTCCATTAGAAGATGACTTGTATGGATGCATATGTTGGCTGTATTGATGCTTGCTCATTTGCCTAGTGTTTCCTGTACCACTTTTTGTCTGTGTCTCCTGTGAACTACAGTACTATTCCTTTTTATATCACTGAACCATGTGACCCTAATTCTCTTGAGAGATCAGGAGGAACAATGCCCAATTGATTGGTTTATAATAATTATGTGCGGCAAGGCAAAAATTAGTAAAACTAATAAAGTAAAGGAGTCCAGTCAATCTCCAGACACTAATTTATTTGAATGCCATATTTTAGTCAAATTGTATGATTGATCAGTTCTCTTTCAGTGTCAGATTTGTTTATAGTTTGACACCACATACTTTGGCTGATATGGTACCATTTTCCACCTAGAGCTTGTTATATTAGGGATTTTTCTGTCTATGAAACTGCCGCAGGAGCAGTTATTGCTTATGCCACTTGTACTTTAGTGATACCAAAGAGCTATATTCATGTACACACCAAGGGATTTAAAAATGCACACACAACTGACTTTTTCTATCACCTGTAAAGTACCTCCAgaaaaatttgagcttcaaaaTCATGTGTTAGGTGTTGATGAGCTCTTAACAGAAACTAATTTTCATACACAAACCAGTTCTCATTCCCAAATCACTTGCATCATTATCCCTGCAGACTGTGTAGTTAAACTTATATGCGCTAATATTGAATAGGATTTCATGAAATTCTGAATTGTACTGCAGGTTGTGCAAAGGTTCCAGGAACTGTTTGCGCAAACAAAATACAAGGAAGCAGCTGAGCTGGCTGCAGAGTCTCCTCAGGGCCTCTTGAGGACACCTGAGACCGTTGCGAAATTTCAGGTGAGCTTCTGGTATTTCAGTTTGACATATGAAGCTGTTGAGGTTCATGGACCTCCTTCTAATGTCCCACCTCTGCATGTCTTCGTAAACCATAGTGAATTCAGTGAAAATTTAACTACGGTGATAGAATCTTGATAAAATCATGGGGTTTTGTTGATTAAACTCTACTTTTGTCACTTTGTGTATTTTGGAAGATATACCTTTGATGGTCTGGTCATTCCTcagttttttattaattttatgcAGATGATAAGTACTATAGTTATTTTTCTCACATGCACTCCTGCTGTCAGGATTCATGTACATTTAATCAACATTCAGTCTATAGGTTCCTTTGTTTGATTGAGTGATTCTTATGTTTCTTGAAATTGCAGAGTGTTCCTGTGCAAGTTGGACAAACACCTCCACTCTTGCAGTACTTTGGCACATTGCTAACTCGAGGGAAGCTCAATGCCTTTGAGTCTCTTGAGCTATCTCGACTTGTTGTCAATCAGAACAAAAAGAATCTTGTGGAGAACTGGTTGGCTGAAGACAAGCTGGAGTGCAGTGAAGAACTGGGAGATCTCGTCAAGGTAAGATGGGTCCTATGCTGTTTTTATTGATTATTGATTTTACTGTACTTTGCCAAATTACGTTCATTTGCCTTGGTTGTCGCTAATCATTTCTTGTATTCTTTGATGTATAGACTGTGGACAATGATCTTGCACTGAAAATATACATAAAGGCCAGGGCAACCCCTAAAGTTGTTGCTGCTTTTGCTGAAAGGAGGGAGTTTGATAAGATACTTATATATTCAAAGCAGGTACATTTGTTTTCGTTTTGTTAGTGTCCTTCTTTACTTATACCTGAGTTGAGCTTTGAAATGTACCATTGACCTTGAACTTTTATTTTCCAGGTTGGATATACACCAGATTATCTCTTCCTCCTGCAGACCATTTTGCGTACAGATCCACAGGTAATTGGTTATTTAAGCAAACTTGGGCTTAATATGAGACATTTCATTTGGTTGGTACAGGTTTCTTTTATCTTAGAAATTCTTGCTTCATTGTCAATTTGTATCTTCTTGACCAGGGAGCTGTCAACTTTGCACTCATGATGTCACAAATGGAGGGAGGTTGTCCAGTAGACTATAACACTATCACTGATCTCTTCCTTCAGGTATATTTTGTGGTATTAGCATATAATTTCTTTGCTGTAGTAGTATATAAATTCTTTGTGTCTAGCAACTCTCCCTACAGTGTTTTTAGTCTTTGTAATTTGGTTTCTTGCTTTGGCTTACATCCTTCTGTTAACAGAGAAATATGATACGGGAGGCAACAGCTTTTCTGCTGGATGTTCTGAAGCCAAACTTGCCAGAGCATGCTTTTCTTCAAACCAAGGTTAGTTTCTGTTTGTTCATTTCAATATGAACATTAGCCTTAGACCTGCATGCTGCTTAACTACTCAATGGCCTCTGCTGGATTATGATGTAGGTTTTGGAGATCAACTTAGTGACTTACCCAAATGTTGCAGATGCCATTCTTGCGAATGGCATGTTCAGTCATTATGACCGCCCTCGTATTGCTCAGCTGTGTGAAAAGGCTGGATTGTACTTGCGTGCCCTCCAGGTCAGTAACCTTTGCATTGTTTTGGCTGATCTCTTCTCTTCACCTCTGTTAAACTAACATCGTATTTTCTGATGCAGCATTATTCAGAGTTGCCTGATATCAAGCGTGTCATTGTAAATACCCATGCCATCGAGCCCCAGGTTTGTGGTGTTCAGTTGTGTTCTTGAAATGTATCTGTTATTTTCTTGTCTATTAACAACTTCCTTGCACAGGCACTTGTTGAGTTCTTTGGCACCCTTTCAAGGGAGTGGGCACTAGAGTGCATGAAGGACCTTCTACTGGTCAATCTGAGGGGAAATCTTCAGATTGTTGTGCAGGTAATATTGCTCTGTTCCTGTAAACATTTTTTATTCCACCCTACTGCTTTCCCCCCCTTGTTCCAGGTTTATAACTTTCATCAAACCTGTGGCACATCTGTAGGCTGCGAAAGAATACTCTGAACAATTAGGAGTTGATGCTTGCATAAaattatttgagcaattcaaatctTATGAGGGCCTCTACTTTTTCTTGGGATCCTATTTGAGCTCCAGGTAGTTACTCCTGATGTTGGTATTTTTTTTTTTAACGTGGCATACCTTAATATTAAATTTCTTAACATGGCATGCATTGATATTAAATTTCTTTACATCCAATAGTGAGGATCCAGATATCCATTTCAAATACATAGAAGCAGCTGCAAGAACTGGACAGATCAAAGAAGTTGAACGTGTAACCAGAGAGTCTAATTTCTATGATGCTGAGAAGACAAAGAACTTTTTGATGGAAGCAAAGCTACCTGATGCCCGTCCACTGATTAATGTTTGTGACCGCTTTGGATTTGTTCCAGATCTGACTCACTATCTATATACAAACAATATGCTTCGGTATATTGAGGGCTATGTACAAAAAGTATGTACATCTTTGAACTCACTGTTATTTTGGGCGTCATTCTTCATCTGGTATGTCGAGCATGCATTTGATTGTTTCTTTTTGTCTTGTATGCAGGTGAATCCTGGTAATGCTCCCTTGGTAGTTGGGCAACTTCTAGATGATGAATGCCCGGAAGATTTCATCAAGGGTTTGATTCTCTCTGTTCGTTCTCTCCTTCCTGTTGAGCCACTAGTTGATGAATGCGAGAAGAGGTTTGAATTCTCATTCCTCTAGTCTGCAAAGTGACAAGTTTCACATTCCCTTTTTAAGTGAATCACATCCTTTTGAATATGTGAATCAGGAACCGCCTACGGTTGCTTACTCAATTCTTGGAGCATCTAGTGAGTGAGGGTAGCCAAGATGTGCATGTCCACAATGCTCTTGGGAAAATCATCATCGACAGCAACAATAACCCTGAGCATTTCCTTACTACCAACCCATTTTATGATTCTCGTGTTGTGGGCAAATACTGTGAAAAGCGAGATCCTACACTTGCTGTTGTTGCTTATAGACGTGGGCAATGTGACGATGAGCTTATTAGTGTCACTAACAAAAACTCGTTGTTCAAGCTACAAGCCAGGTATATAATTATTTTTGTTCTTGTTACTGATGCCTTGTGTTTGTTCCAATCCTCTATATATATTGAGCAATGGCTTACATGTTCATGTCACATAAATTTGAAATTTCAGATATGTGGTTGAGAGAATGGATGGTGATCTGTGGGATAAAGTTCTTCAGCCTGACAATGAATATAGAAGGCAACTCATAGACCAAGTGGTTTCGACCGCATTGCCTGAAAGCAAGA is part of the Miscanthus floridulus cultivar M001 chromosome 9, ASM1932011v1, whole genome shotgun sequence genome and encodes:
- the LOC136483408 gene encoding clathrin heavy chain 1-like, which codes for MESEKYICVRETSPQNSVVIIDMAMPMQPLRRPITADSALMNPNTRILALKAQIPGTTQDHLQIFNIEAKTKIKSHQMPEQVVFWKWITPKLLGLVTQTSVYHWSIEGDSEPTKMFDRTANLANNQIINYRCDPAEKWLVLIGIAPGAPERPQLVKGNMQLFSVDQQRSQALEAHAASFATFKVVGNENPSTLICFASKTTNAGQITSKLHVIELGAQPGKPGFSKKQADLFFPPDFQDDFPVAMQVSQKYGLIYVITKLGLLFVYDLETAAAVYRNRISPDPIFLTAESSSTGGFYAINRRGQVLHATVNDATVVPFVSGQLNNLELAVNLAKRGNLPGAENLVVQRFQELFAQTKYKEAAELAAESPQGLLRTPETVAKFQSVPVQVGQTPPLLQYFGTLLTRGKLNAFESLELSRLVVNQNKKNLVENWLAEDKLECSEELGDLVKTVDNDLALKIYIKARATPKVVAAFAERREFDKILIYSKQVGYTPDYLFLLQTILRTDPQGAVNFALMMSQMEGGCPVDYNTITDLFLQRNMIREATAFLLDVLKPNLPEHAFLQTKVLEINLVTYPNVADAILANGMFSHYDRPRIAQLCEKAGLYLRALQHYSELPDIKRVIVNTHAIEPQALVEFFGTLSREWALECMKDLLLVNLRGNLQIVVQAAKEYSEQLGVDACIKLFEQFKSYEGLYFFLGSYLSSSEDPDIHFKYIEAAARTGQIKEVERVTRESNFYDAEKTKNFLMEAKLPDARPLINVCDRFGFVPDLTHYLYTNNMLRYIEGYVQKVNPGNAPLVVGQLLDDECPEDFIKGLILSVRSLLPVEPLVDECEKRNRLRLLTQFLEHLVSEGSQDVHVHNALGKIIIDSNNNPEHFLTTNPFYDSRVVGKYCEKRDPTLAVVAYRRGQCDDELISVTNKNSLFKLQARYVVERMDGDLWDKVLQPDNEYRRQLIDQVVSTALPESKSPEQVSAAVKAFMTADLPHELIELLEKIVLQNSAFSGNFNLQNLLILTAIKADPSRVMDYVNRLDNFDGPAVGEVAVEAQLYEEAFAIFKKFNLNVQAVNVLLDNIRSIERAEEFAFRVEEDAVWSQVAKAQLREGLVSEAIESFIRADDAAHFLDVIRAAEEANVYNDLVKYLLMVRQKAREPKVDGELIFAYAKIDRLSDIEEFILMPNVANLQNVGDRLYDEELYEAAKIIYAFISNWAKLAVTLVKLKQFQGAVDAARKANSAKTWKEVCFACVDAEEFRLAQICGLNIIVQVDDLEEVSEYYQNRGCFSELIALMESGLGLERAHMGIFTELGVLYARYRSEKLMEHIKLFSTRLNIPKLIRACDEQQHWKELTDLYIQYDEFDNAATTVMNHSPDAWDHMQFKDVCVKVANVELYYKAVHFYLQEHPDLINDMLNVLALRLDHTRVVDIMRKAGQLHLVKPYMVAVQSNNVSAVNEALNELYVEEEDYERLRESVDMHDNFDQIGLAQKLEKHELLEMRRIAAYIYKKAGRWKQSIALSKKDNMYKDCMETCSQSGDRELSEDLLVYFIEQGKKECFASCLFICYDLIRPDVALELAWMNNILDFAFPYLLQFIREYTSKVDDLVKDKIESQKEERAKEKEEKDLVAQQNMYAQLLPLALPAPPMPGMGGPPPPMGGMGMPPMGGMGMPPMGPGPMPAFGMPPMGSY
- the LOC136479225 gene encoding uncharacterized protein; this encodes MSWHQSKVSGKIGEPSNPEGPEGSGPRLILSRGQRRRLRKRLAKDADAEALNKHDLGKGQQEASTEATSVVSDDQLGHTEGSSAEENRSQLSSDGNIDDQVTSSQVPTVVSSKPDFTENQQAAFNAAPPSSDDKLNQQDESNRHEASLEEPTESQPSESGTLSHTIAEDETKSTVGEDFLKFLLLFNDGTSRFKDGSHTERVPFFEGMVEAVRFTGSPIFYVPFKFIEMYDMSLAGTIQNSYPRISKDLTQSVCKYLAKHGVDIAAQLEILHLPEPSVQLFLDFIKDLDFLEEYDVYAFDLEHSPSYHSRKMALGYMHAIVDKFKEGRCFGGNWDESKMLVRKGSKFSIECEDQPFTPALGYLDLCKFDEVVVQRFKNNKGRLPVYFKELKDDFLLIHDSFKDPKRWEIFLLLISYPFALAAPIVRSTFVLDIYRAADSESSGKDYAYSPLNIRSGMHDWRKKAAAHWLFKYVYDHKNFGNGPWTSVYTFTKWAVSHWSLFKFSRHFISHVLCYTKNINGGQRVRDLAIVDMMLGVNLDITLRSQFDSLSSIAILMVCSPVRGDILCHLIVWTSQSKSLPLELKSLEMRLQHQLIWCPVVLHI